In Quercus robur chromosome 11, dhQueRobu3.1, whole genome shotgun sequence, the following proteins share a genomic window:
- the LOC126705605 gene encoding uncharacterized protein LOC126705605 produces MTDERGVHPDCRNASNPYHECSEYCFQIIAEAKARMEQRGPALVQAGGRISQSSSGAQEQDEDLHDDRQDSDEHADGDREYPVVESVDVTNLTGRKKKLWELRNMMMKAKGDNQKEIAAEKKRMEAPTESRGISKQKWLDDRKKKIGKLLDANGLDMTKAYMLDTQESAEGKYKKWEKDPAPYGWDVFNQKTLYDAYKKRTKNVEVDLEEYNRMKEADPEFYRDASSLQYGKAPKTSEEKIDRMVKELKDRDEKRKSFSRRRKFHEEKDIDSINDRNEHFNKKIERAFGRYTLEIKNNLERGTALPD; encoded by the exons ATGACTGATGAAAGAGGAGTACACCCAGATTGCAGAAATGCATCAAATCCTTACCATGAATGCAGTGAATATTGTTTCCAGATCATCGCTGAAGCCAAGGCTCGGATGGAGCAAAGGGGACCAG CACTAGTGCAAGCTGGTGGTAGGATTAGTCAGTCCAGTTCTGGAGCTCAAGAACAGGATGAAGATTTACATGATGACAGACAAGATTCTGATGAACATGCTGATGGGGATAGAGAATATCCTGTTGTGGAGAGTGTAGATGTCACAAATCTCACTgggagaaagaagaaattgtGGGAGTTGAGAAATATGATG ATGAAGGCGAAAGGTGACAATCAAAAAGAAATAGCtgctgaaaagaaaagaatggaagcTCCCACTGAGTCAAGGGGCATTTCTAAACAAAAATGGCTTGacgataggaagaaaaaaattggcaaaCTTTTAGATGCAAATGGTTTGGATATGACAAAGGCTTATATGCTAGATACACAAGAGTCAGCAGAGGGAAAATATAAGAAATGGGAGAAGGATCCTGCTCCATATGGTTGGGAtg TTTTCAATCAGAAAACTTTGTACGATGCGTACAAAAAGCGGACAAAGAATGTTGAGGTTGACTTAGAAGAATATAACAGAATGAAAGAAGCCGATCCTGAGTTCTACCGTGATGCTTCAAGTCTCCAATATGGAAAG GCACCAAAGACCTCAGAGGAAAAGATTGATAGGATGGTGAAGGAACTCAAAGATCGGGACGAGAAGCGCAAGTCATTTAGCAGGAGGAGGAAATTCCATGAAGAGAAGGATATTGACTCAATCAATGACCGTAATGAGCATTTCAACAAGAAGATTGAACGAGCCTTTGGTAGATACACGCTGGAGATCAAGAACAATCTTGAGAGAGGAACTGCGTTGCCCGACTAA